Proteins co-encoded in one Xanthomonas campestris pv. badrii genomic window:
- a CDS encoding TonB-dependent receptor, translated as MSKQFRRHVLKRTALAAVLGACLSNGAVYAQSTTGSIYGSAPSEAGSTIVVQSDTGLSRTITVDANGRYNLGSLPVGAYTVILKRGDQVIDTRKNVQLRVGSGTEVSFADASAAGSNADATTLGAITVTAANEPKIDVSSTSSRSVITSEQLATLPLGRSAEAIALLAPGAISGSGAFNNGSRSTISFGGAGVTENAYYINGVNVTNPFNNLGGLSLPYGAIDQQETYTGGYSAKYGRSTGGVISQVGKRGTNEWHFGAQAVWEPKSLASSRGDAWYPNSQLPANYGYEDDDLPGTIYRRGKGDVQNRTVYSAYAGGPLIEDRLFIFVAGESDKVDGATTNIATAARDQGRSHYENSSPKFYGKLDWNINDSNILEYTRIQNNDRRSGVYNNYDYASYTDQGPSGLFTDTYKLKDSVDILKFTSYITDDLTLNATWGRDTQHNQQWNPGASDLPNIANPTLQDPSITGGRRITNGQATTSVKASDPINKSRNLRLELNYRLGDHDLTAGVDNMYFNAYDEGVFTSGPGYRWIYGSQDDPSEPINGALGVGPSGGDGYFVNRRILTTVTSMSVEQKAYYLEDRWQVSDNWLLTLGIRNDKFTNYNSDHVAYVDSGDQWAPRLGASWDVFGDSSFKVFANIGRYYLALPNQVAIRGASASTFTNEYFTYSGIDANGEPTGLTALGPGPVSSNGEYGQAPDPNSFAPSDLKSQYQDEFLIGFEKTLGEKWNSGAKVTYRKLQTAIDDVCDPGRMSDALTAAGGDASSVTIPGCVMFNPGETNTYNLANNDGSGYTQLRMSQSDWGFTDKAKRNYVAVDLFIEHPFDEKWYGRVDYTWSHLYGNTEGQVKSDLGQADISKTQDWDAAQLMYYAGGNLANDRRHQLKAFGAYQFTPEWLASATVRVMSGTPKSCLGYYAGPNAEELSYDPVGYGSSYHYCYGQPVPTGSVGETPWIKNLDLGVTYRPAFADHKLAFALNVFNVLNDRSVNRVSSTNEVSRRTVSNIYGLGTEAWSYNQPRYMRLTASYDF; from the coding sequence ATGAGCAAGCAATTTCGTCGCCATGTTCTCAAACGCACCGCCCTCGCCGCCGTTCTCGGCGCCTGCCTCAGCAATGGCGCGGTCTATGCACAGAGCACCACCGGCAGCATCTACGGTAGCGCTCCCTCTGAGGCCGGTAGCACCATCGTTGTGCAGAGCGACACCGGCCTGAGCCGCACCATCACCGTCGATGCGAATGGCCGTTACAACCTCGGCTCGCTACCGGTGGGCGCCTACACCGTCATCCTCAAGCGCGGCGACCAGGTCATTGATACCCGCAAGAATGTGCAATTGCGCGTGGGCTCCGGCACCGAAGTCTCGTTCGCTGACGCCAGCGCAGCGGGCAGCAATGCCGATGCAACCACGCTCGGCGCGATCACCGTCACTGCCGCCAACGAACCCAAGATCGATGTCAGTTCCACCAGCTCGCGCTCGGTAATCACCTCCGAACAGCTGGCGACACTGCCGCTTGGCCGTAGCGCCGAAGCGATTGCGTTGCTCGCGCCGGGCGCAATTTCCGGAAGCGGCGCCTTCAACAATGGCTCACGCTCCACTATCTCGTTCGGCGGCGCTGGCGTGACAGAAAATGCCTATTACATCAACGGCGTTAACGTCACCAATCCTTTCAACAACCTTGGCGGGCTAAGTCTTCCGTACGGCGCGATCGACCAGCAAGAAACCTATACGGGTGGCTATAGCGCGAAGTACGGCCGCTCGACCGGCGGCGTCATCAGCCAAGTGGGCAAGCGCGGCACCAACGAGTGGCATTTCGGAGCGCAGGCGGTATGGGAGCCGAAATCGCTTGCGAGCTCACGCGGCGATGCCTGGTATCCAAATAGCCAACTTCCGGCGAACTACGGTTATGAAGATGATGATCTGCCCGGTACGATCTATCGTCGTGGTAAGGGCGACGTGCAGAACAGGACCGTTTACAGCGCATACGCAGGTGGCCCACTGATCGAAGATCGGTTGTTCATTTTCGTGGCAGGTGAATCCGACAAAGTCGACGGAGCAACCACCAATATCGCGACTGCGGCCCGCGATCAGGGACGGAGCCATTACGAAAATAGTTCGCCAAAGTTCTACGGCAAGCTGGACTGGAATATCAACGATAGCAATATCCTCGAATATACGCGCATCCAGAACAATGACAGACGCTCGGGCGTGTACAACAATTACGACTATGCGTCGTATACCGATCAGGGTCCGTCCGGGCTGTTCACCGATACGTACAAGCTGAAAGACAGTGTCGATATCCTGAAGTTTACCAGCTATATCACCGACGACCTGACCTTGAATGCGACCTGGGGACGCGACACCCAGCACAACCAGCAATGGAACCCCGGAGCGTCGGATCTTCCCAACATCGCCAATCCGACTCTGCAGGATCCGTCAATCACTGGTGGCAGGCGCATTACCAACGGGCAAGCCACGACCTCAGTCAAAGCGAGCGATCCGATCAACAAGAGCCGCAACCTTCGGCTGGAATTGAACTACCGCTTGGGCGACCACGACCTCACCGCTGGCGTAGACAATATGTACTTCAACGCCTACGACGAAGGTGTCTTTACTAGTGGACCGGGGTATCGTTGGATCTACGGAAGTCAGGACGATCCAAGCGAACCAATCAACGGCGCGCTTGGTGTTGGCCCATCCGGTGGCGACGGCTACTTTGTAAACCGCCGCATCCTCACGACGGTAACCAGCATGTCCGTCGAACAAAAGGCCTACTACCTTGAAGATCGTTGGCAGGTCAGCGACAACTGGCTCCTGACGCTGGGTATTCGCAACGACAAGTTCACCAACTACAACAGCGACCACGTGGCCTATGTGGACAGCGGCGACCAGTGGGCCCCGCGCCTTGGCGCAAGTTGGGACGTCTTTGGCGACTCTTCTTTCAAGGTGTTCGCCAACATCGGCCGCTACTATCTGGCTTTACCCAATCAGGTGGCCATCCGCGGAGCGTCCGCTTCGACATTTACAAACGAGTACTTCACCTACTCGGGGATCGATGCCAATGGTGAGCCGACCGGCTTGACTGCACTCGGCCCCGGCCCGGTGTCCTCCAATGGAGAGTATGGCCAGGCGCCCGATCCGAATTCATTCGCACCGAGCGATCTCAAGTCGCAATATCAGGACGAATTCCTGATCGGATTCGAAAAAACACTCGGCGAGAAATGGAATTCGGGCGCCAAGGTCACCTATCGCAAGCTGCAAACTGCAATCGATGACGTCTGCGATCCAGGCCGTATGTCCGATGCACTCACCGCAGCGGGGGGGGATGCCAGCAGCGTGACTATTCCGGGTTGCGTGATGTTCAACCCAGGCGAGACCAACACCTACAACCTTGCCAACAACGACGGCTCTGGCTATACCCAGCTGCGTATGTCGCAGTCCGACTGGGGCTTTACAGACAAGGCCAAGCGTAATTACGTCGCCGTGGATCTGTTTATCGAGCATCCCTTTGACGAAAAGTGGTATGGCCGCGTCGACTACACCTGGTCGCACCTGTACGGCAACACCGAAGGACAGGTGAAGTCGGATCTTGGGCAAGCAGACATTTCCAAAACCCAGGACTGGGATGCGGCGCAGTTGATGTACTACGCGGGTGGCAACCTGGCCAACGACCGTCGGCATCAGTTGAAGGCATTTGGCGCCTACCAATTCACTCCAGAGTGGCTGGCGTCTGCGACGGTGCGGGTGATGTCCGGCACGCCGAAATCCTGCCTGGGCTATTACGCAGGACCTAACGCAGAAGAGTTGAGTTACGACCCGGTCGGTTATGGGTCTTCGTATCACTACTGCTACGGGCAACCGGTTCCAACAGGCAGCGTCGGCGAGACCCCTTGGATCAAGAACCTGGATCTGGGCGTCACCTATCGGCCAGCATTTGCCGATCACAAGCTGGCATTTGCATTGAATGTGTTTAACGTGCTCAATGACCGCTCGGTCAATCGCGTGTCCAGCACTAACGAAGTCAGCCGCCGGACCGTGTCCAACATCTATGGGCTTGGCACCGAAGCTTGGAGCTATAACCAGCCGCGCTACATGCGTCTGACTGCGTCGTACGACTTTTGA